Proteins encoded by one window of Prosthecobacter vanneervenii:
- a CDS encoding metal ABC transporter substrate-binding protein translates to MKQLFLTFGFLAAALPALAATKVATLHPILADLARQVGGANVEVVEILKPGADIHHFEPAPKDLAEMRGTKLLLASGKGLESFLDKLRDSLGADVKLVEVGAKIPSIPFEEHHHEHAEKEKDHDHEEHDHHHHGSEDPHWWHSAENMKRAARVVADELSAVDPANASAYAAGAKVASKRFGELKSWAQKEIAKIGKKDRLLVTAHGAFGYFCKEYGFEPISLLGIGRSDDASSKHVAETIEEIREHGIKAVFPEDQANPKVLAEIARSTGVKIGEPLIADGTAKVAHTFETMLAHNVRSIVAALAPAAAK, encoded by the coding sequence ATGAAGCAGCTCTTTTTGACTTTTGGGTTTCTCGCCGCAGCACTGCCGGCCCTGGCCGCCACCAAGGTGGCGACACTACACCCCATCCTGGCGGATCTAGCGCGACAGGTGGGCGGGGCGAATGTGGAGGTGGTAGAGATTCTGAAGCCGGGGGCGGACATTCATCACTTTGAGCCGGCGCCGAAGGATCTGGCGGAGATGCGTGGGACGAAGCTGCTGCTGGCTTCAGGCAAGGGACTGGAGAGCTTTCTGGACAAGCTGCGCGACAGCCTGGGGGCGGATGTGAAGCTGGTGGAGGTGGGGGCGAAGATTCCGTCCATTCCGTTTGAGGAGCATCATCATGAGCATGCGGAGAAGGAGAAGGATCATGACCATGAGGAGCATGATCATCATCACCATGGGTCGGAGGACCCGCACTGGTGGCATAGTGCTGAGAACATGAAGCGTGCGGCGCGTGTGGTGGCGGATGAGCTGAGCGCGGTGGATCCGGCGAATGCGAGTGCGTATGCGGCGGGGGCGAAGGTGGCGAGCAAGCGTTTTGGTGAGCTCAAATCTTGGGCGCAGAAGGAGATCGCGAAGATTGGGAAGAAGGACCGGCTGCTGGTGACGGCGCATGGGGCCTTTGGGTATTTCTGCAAGGAGTATGGGTTTGAGCCGATCTCGCTGCTGGGCATCGGGCGCAGTGATGATGCTTCTTCGAAGCATGTGGCGGAGACGATCGAGGAGATCCGTGAGCATGGGATCAAGGCGGTGTTTCCGGAGGATCAGGCGAACCCGAAGGTGCTGGCGGAGATCGCGCGGAGCACGGGGGTGAAGATCGGGGAGCCGCTGATCGCGGATGGGACGGCGAAGGTGGCACATACGTTTGAGACGATGCTGGCGCACAATGTGAGGTCGATTGTGGCGGCGCTGGCTCCGGCTGCGGCAAAGTGA